A region from the Flavobacteriales bacterium genome encodes:
- a CDS encoding adenosylhomocysteinase, with translation MSTKTAEQLKYKVKDMALADWGRKEIELAEAEMPGLMALREKYGKEKPLKGARIAGCLHMTIQTAVLIETLKELGAEVSWSSCNIFSTQDHAAAAIAQAGIPVYAWKGMNNEEFDWCIEQTIFAFEGGKPLNMILDDGGDLTNMVFDKFPELVAGIKGLSEETTTGVLRLKEREKNGTLVMPAINVNDSVTKSKFDNKYGCKESAVDAIRRATDIMMAGKVAIVCGYGDVGKGTAASLRGAGARVIVTEIDPICALQAAMDGFEVKKLVPNVHRADIIITTTGNFNIVTEAAFRKMKDKAIVCNIGHFDNEIDMAWLNKAYGNTKVEIKPQVDKYTIDGKDILILAEGRLVNLGCATGHPSFVMSNSFTNQTLAQLELWKNHANYENKVYVLPKHLDEMVASLHLAKIGVELEELTEAQAQYIGVPKNGPFKNDAYRY, from the coding sequence ATGAGCACCAAGACCGCAGAACAGTTGAAGTACAAAGTGAAGGACATGGCCCTCGCCGATTGGGGCCGCAAAGAGATCGAACTCGCCGAGGCCGAGATGCCAGGCCTCATGGCCCTGCGCGAGAAGTACGGCAAGGAGAAGCCGCTGAAAGGCGCCCGCATCGCTGGCTGCCTGCACATGACCATCCAGACCGCAGTGCTCATCGAGACCCTGAAGGAGCTTGGCGCCGAAGTGAGCTGGAGCAGCTGCAACATCTTCAGCACGCAGGACCACGCCGCCGCCGCCATCGCACAAGCGGGCATTCCCGTTTACGCTTGGAAAGGCATGAACAACGAGGAGTTCGACTGGTGCATTGAGCAGACCATCTTCGCCTTCGAGGGTGGTAAGCCGCTGAACATGATCCTGGACGACGGTGGTGACCTCACGAACATGGTGTTCGACAAGTTCCCCGAGCTCGTGGCCGGTATCAAGGGCCTCAGCGAGGAGACCACCACGGGCGTGCTGCGCCTGAAGGAGCGCGAGAAGAACGGCACCCTGGTGATGCCCGCCATCAACGTGAACGACAGCGTTACCAAGAGCAAGTTCGACAACAAGTACGGCTGCAAGGAGAGCGCCGTGGACGCCATCCGCCGCGCTACCGACATCATGATGGCCGGTAAGGTCGCCATCGTTTGCGGCTACGGCGACGTGGGCAAGGGCACTGCGGCTTCACTGCGTGGTGCCGGCGCTCGCGTGATCGTCACCGAGATCGACCCCATCTGCGCGCTGCAGGCGGCCATGGACGGTTTCGAGGTGAAGAAGCTGGTGCCGAACGTGCATCGCGCGGACATCATCATCACCACCACGGGCAACTTCAACATCGTTACGGAGGCTGCCTTCCGGAAAATGAAAGACAAGGCCATCGTTTGCAACATCGGCCACTTCGACAACGAGATCGACATGGCTTGGTTGAACAAGGCCTACGGCAACACCAAGGTGGAGATCAAGCCGCAGGTGGACAAGTACACCATCGATGGCAAGGACATCCTCATCCTGGCCGAAGGCCGCCTAGTGAACCTGGGTTGCGCCACGGGCCACCCCAGCTTCGTGATGAGCAACAGCTTCACCAACCAGACACTGGCGCAGTTGGAGCTGTGGAAGAACCACGCGAACTATGAGAACAAGGTCTATGTGCTGCCCAAGCACTTGGACGAGATGGTGGCTAGCCTGCACCTCGCCAAGATCGGCGTGGAACTGGAGGAACTCACCGAGGCCCAAGCCCAGTACATCGGTGTGCCGAAGAACGGCCCCTTCAAGAACGACGCATACCGTTACTGA
- a CDS encoding geranylgeranylglyceryl/heptaprenylglyceryl phosphate synthase translates to MAGVLQFLDRSKAEGRKLLAVLIDPDQATDARQLERTVQNACMAKADLLFVGGSLMATDGFDACVRRVKDLSDRPVVLFPGSPAQLSAHADAVLFLSLISGRNPELLIGHHVTAAPRVKALGIEAIPTGYMLVDGGRMTTAHYVSQTSPIPHDKPSIAGATALAGSLLGLRAMYMDTGSGAKRTVSEAMISAVRSSVDVPIIVGGGIRDGATARALCLAGADVVVVGTAVEEDPEAVFALSEAVHS, encoded by the coding sequence ATGGCGGGCGTGCTGCAGTTCCTCGACAGGTCGAAGGCCGAAGGGCGGAAGCTGCTGGCCGTGCTCATCGATCCGGACCAGGCAACGGACGCGCGCCAATTGGAACGCACCGTTCAGAACGCGTGCATGGCCAAGGCCGATCTGCTCTTCGTGGGTGGGAGCCTCATGGCCACAGATGGGTTCGATGCCTGCGTGCGGCGGGTGAAGGATCTGAGCGACCGGCCAGTGGTGCTTTTCCCAGGAAGTCCGGCGCAGCTGAGCGCACATGCCGACGCAGTGCTTTTCCTCAGCCTGATCAGCGGGCGTAATCCCGAGCTGCTTATCGGGCATCATGTTACAGCAGCGCCTCGGGTGAAAGCGCTTGGCATCGAAGCTATACCCACCGGCTACATGCTCGTGGACGGTGGCCGCATGACCACAGCGCATTACGTGAGCCAGACCTCGCCCATACCGCACGACAAGCCCAGCATCGCGGGCGCCACAGCCTTGGCCGGTTCGCTGCTCGGTTTGCGCGCCATGTACATGGACACAGGGAGCGGGGCCAAGCGCACCGTGAGCGAAGCCATGATCTCAGCCGTGCGCTCATCCGTTGATGTGCCGATCATTGTTGGTGGCGGTATCCGCGATGGCGCCACAGCACGCGCACTTTGCTTAGCGGGTGCGGATGTGGTCGTTGTCGGCACAGCGGTGGAAGAAGATCCCGAAGCCGTTTTCGCGCTGAGCGAGGCGGTGCACAGTTGA
- a CDS encoding tetratricopeptide repeat protein, with protein MVRRLLAGCLVLSGITSGFSQPDSLWKAWSDTSLPDSLRLQAIQTLAWKAVFEQPDSGMKLADLQLAFALKAKDGRARYEAYTTLAVGSSMKSDNQASLEYLEQCVAVAKEIGDRKREANAYRNMSNVHKNTGDLPQALAMCQKALVINEELGNKTGLADTYNTIGNLYTEQEESTKALENYERSRALYEEMQDTKGRAQALQNIGATHLAMGERPKAIEEFLQSLDLYRTMGRRLESGMAFNNLGRAYTGMERYAEAHASLDSARSIFGTMGNKRLLARTHYYTGELLRAQQLHHEAVTACEAGLALAKSSDLLQQQKECSECLMLAYEARGDLANAFRAQKVYMTVSDSLDRMNNNKEVMRLELQHAFRQQQTADSLEQARARYERDLAFQQELAVEREQRNWILFSGMGVLVLAGALYGRLRYIRRSRAAIQREKDRSDDLLHNILPKEVAAELKDKGAAQARAFDEATVLFTDFKGFTQLSEQLSAAELVAEIDHCFKGLDAIVDRYRIEKIKTIGDAYMAVAGVPDPTHASAKEAVLAALDMQAFIQGRFAERSAKGLPAFEMRVGIHTGHVVAGIVGSKKWQYDIWGDTVNTAARLESSGAPGEVNISAATFERVKDLPGLHFEARGRVGAKNKGELEMFFVRRVPA; from the coding sequence ATGGTGCGGCGCCTCCTTGCCGGATGTCTTGTGCTGAGCGGGATCACCAGCGGCTTTTCCCAGCCGGATTCGCTCTGGAAAGCCTGGAGCGACACTTCGCTGCCGGACAGCTTGCGCCTGCAAGCGATTCAAACGCTCGCATGGAAAGCCGTCTTCGAGCAGCCCGACAGCGGGATGAAGCTCGCGGACCTTCAACTGGCCTTCGCGCTAAAGGCAAAGGACGGTCGGGCGCGCTACGAAGCGTACACGACGCTGGCGGTGGGAAGTAGCATGAAGAGCGATAACCAGGCTTCGCTCGAATACCTGGAACAGTGCGTGGCCGTGGCGAAGGAGATCGGTGACCGCAAGCGGGAGGCGAACGCTTACCGCAACATGAGCAACGTGCACAAGAACACAGGCGACCTCCCACAGGCGTTGGCCATGTGCCAGAAGGCGCTCGTCATCAACGAGGAGCTCGGTAACAAAACGGGTTTGGCCGATACGTACAATACCATCGGCAACCTCTACACGGAGCAGGAGGAGAGCACCAAGGCGCTGGAGAACTACGAACGCAGCCGGGCGCTCTACGAGGAGATGCAAGACACGAAGGGCCGTGCACAAGCATTGCAGAACATCGGCGCAACGCACCTTGCCATGGGCGAGCGGCCCAAGGCCATTGAAGAGTTCCTGCAAAGCCTCGACCTGTACCGGACCATGGGCCGACGGCTGGAGAGCGGCATGGCCTTCAACAACCTCGGGCGTGCTTACACCGGGATGGAGCGCTATGCTGAGGCGCATGCGAGCCTCGATTCGGCACGGAGCATCTTCGGCACCATGGGCAACAAGCGCCTGCTGGCCCGCACCCACTACTACACCGGTGAGCTTTTGCGCGCGCAACAACTGCACCACGAAGCCGTGACGGCCTGCGAGGCCGGCCTTGCGCTGGCAAAGTCCTCCGACCTTCTGCAGCAGCAGAAGGAATGCAGTGAATGCTTGATGCTGGCCTACGAAGCGAGGGGCGACCTGGCCAACGCTTTCCGGGCGCAGAAGGTGTACATGACGGTAAGCGACTCGCTCGACCGCATGAACAACAACAAGGAGGTAATGCGTCTCGAACTACAGCACGCATTCCGCCAGCAGCAGACCGCGGACAGTTTGGAGCAGGCCCGTGCGCGTTACGAGCGCGACCTGGCATTCCAGCAAGAGCTTGCGGTCGAACGGGAACAACGCAACTGGATCCTTTTCTCCGGTATGGGCGTCCTGGTACTTGCCGGTGCGCTGTACGGTCGTCTTCGTTACATCCGCCGTTCGCGTGCTGCCATCCAACGCGAGAAGGACCGTAGCGACGATCTTCTGCACAACATCCTGCCGAAGGAAGTAGCCGCCGAGCTGAAGGACAAGGGCGCCGCGCAGGCGCGTGCATTCGACGAAGCCACGGTGCTGTTCACCGACTTCAAAGGATTCACGCAGCTATCGGAACAGCTTTCCGCAGCGGAGCTGGTGGCCGAGATCGATCACTGCTTCAAGGGCCTCGATGCCATCGTGGACCGCTATCGCATCGAAAAGATCAAGACGATCGGTGATGCCTACATGGCGGTGGCGGGTGTGCCTGATCCCACGCATGCGTCCGCGAAGGAAGCGGTGCTTGCAGCATTGGACATGCAGGCGTTCATCCAAGGGCGCTTTGCCGAGCGGAGCGCTAAAGGACTTCCGGCGTTCGAGATGCGTGTTGGCATCCATACGGGCCACGTGGTTGCCGGTATCGTGGGGTCGAAGAAGTGGCAGTACGACATCTGGGGCGATACCGTGAACACAGCGGCCCGGCTTGAAAGCAGCGGTGCGCCGGGCGAGGTGAACATCAGTGCGGCCACGTTCGAGCGGGTGAAGGACCTCCCGGGACTTCATTTCGAAGCGCGCGGTCGCGTGGGCGCCAAGAACAAAGGCGAACTGGAGATGTTCTTCGTGCGACGCGTTCCGGCCTAG
- a CDS encoding T9SS type A sorting domain-containing protein gives MRILPTYTLALLTTAAFAQTNYDARIEAYTGLEHACAGSAGPAARIKNVGTTTMSTCVVETWKNGVMDNSFNWILGVPAATGESRTPSFPPVPAAPGDVIELRIISVNGNADEDANGNILSKTLVAEPAPGSSYGVNVEVKTDDNPDETTWMIRNELGAVVVQGGPYTEPNGMQQATLVLSPSDCYTFELMDSGGDGMSAGSRSPGYARVSSLGATLVEIDGADLTSQAREGLKTGIDACALTQLTASDAPETSCGADIWLSGGSTLHATQVPGANRYQWLFTRGTYARAIAKPTNALPITKWATNPLKPGRYYDVQVRASFDNGATWCPYGPVCSVRTRNGVQAMVRSVEAEDAQADASLTLFPVPNDGAGVNITVDAVIDEQGTARLLVFDLSGRLVYDGILNLSEGEQTLDVRFGQPISDGVYAVQLHTPLGTRNARMVVR, from the coding sequence ATGCGGATCCTGCCCACCTACACGCTTGCGCTGCTGACCACGGCAGCCTTTGCCCAGACCAACTACGACGCACGCATCGAAGCCTACACCGGCCTTGAACACGCTTGCGCCGGAAGCGCGGGTCCTGCAGCGCGGATCAAGAACGTGGGCACTACCACCATGAGCACTTGCGTGGTGGAAACATGGAAGAACGGCGTGATGGACAACTCGTTCAACTGGATCCTTGGTGTTCCGGCGGCCACGGGCGAGTCGCGTACGCCGTCGTTCCCACCAGTTCCAGCAGCACCGGGCGATGTCATTGAGCTGCGCATCATCAGCGTGAACGGCAATGCGGACGAGGACGCCAACGGGAACATCCTGAGCAAGACCCTGGTAGCCGAACCGGCACCGGGCAGCAGCTATGGCGTGAACGTGGAAGTGAAGACCGACGACAACCCGGACGAAACCACGTGGATGATCCGCAATGAGCTCGGCGCCGTGGTGGTGCAAGGCGGACCTTACACGGAACCGAACGGGATGCAACAGGCGACGCTCGTTCTGTCGCCTTCGGATTGCTACACCTTCGAACTGATGGACAGCGGCGGCGATGGCATGAGCGCCGGTTCGCGCAGCCCCGGCTATGCCCGCGTGAGCAGCTTGGGCGCAACGCTGGTGGAGATCGATGGCGCAGATCTGACGAGCCAAGCGCGTGAAGGCCTGAAGACCGGCATCGATGCCTGTGCCCTGACCCAACTGACCGCAAGTGACGCCCCCGAAACCAGCTGTGGTGCGGACATTTGGCTGAGCGGAGGCAGCACGCTCCACGCAACCCAAGTACCCGGTGCAAACCGTTACCAATGGCTCTTCACGCGCGGCACCTACGCGCGTGCCATAGCCAAACCCACGAACGCGTTGCCGATCACCAAATGGGCCACCAACCCGCTGAAGCCGGGCCGCTACTACGACGTGCAAGTGAGGGCGAGCTTTGACAATGGTGCAACGTGGTGCCCGTACGGTCCTGTATGCAGTGTGCGCACGCGCAACGGCGTGCAAGCCATGGTGCGCTCGGTTGAAGCGGAAGACGCACAAGCCGACGCTTCTTTGACGCTCTTCCCGGTCCCCAACGATGGCGCGGGAGTGAACATCACGGTGGATGCCGTGATCGATGAGCAAGGAACAGCGCGCCTGTTGGTGTTCGATCTGTCGGGCCGACTGGTGTACGACGGCATTCTGAACCTCAGCGAGGGTGAGCAAACGCTGGACGTTCGTTTCGGCCAACCAATTTCCGATGGGGTCTATGCGGTGCAATTGCACACCCCGCTCGGCACGAGGAACGCGCGCATGGTGGTGCGCTGA
- a CDS encoding TonB-dependent receptor yields the protein MRKSVVLAMALAVPVLAGAQTRITGTIKSGEGEALEGALVSIDGTVLLTNRDGAFTSGVLKQGRVAMSASYFGFVPVDTTVVVGSTGNATVNFSLRPLSYLLPQAEVRALRAGDRTPFVKNTVDAERLQRTNTGVDMPLLLDHLPSVVTTTDAGTGFGYTGLRIRGSDATRINVTVNGVPINDAESQGMYWVDMPDLATSTQDIEVQRGVGSSTNGPGAFGASVNVRTTTVSDSAFGAVSVSGGSFNTQRYAARFGTGVHKGLSLDGRLSTMHSDGYIDRASADLNSYFLQGAWLGKSRSLRFITFSGKEVTYQAWGGVPREVIDTNRTFNPYTYDNEVDDYRQTYYQLLFDQEVGAKGALNITLFRTLGKGFYEQFREDDDLANYGIAPVIAGGDTITTSDIIRRRWLDNVITGLNASYEQRMDNLRLVLGGSYSKYEGDHFGEVIWARYAGEGGIRDRYYFNDAVKTDMNAFLKATWTLHPRIDLHADAQVRSVNHDFLGYDNELRNVTQQAAFTFFNPKAGVNVRVRKNDRLYASFAVANREPNRDDLTETSPQSRPRPEQMQDIEAGYELRSTRLTVGINGYYMNYKDQLVLTGELNDVGAALRTNVTSSYRAGVELMCTARLHPRLLLSANATLSRNRVRDFTEYVDDWDNGGQVRVEQGETDLAFSPNAIAGGELTATLWRSQRGGRVDLTWAAKYVGQQFLDNTGSVERSLDAYLVNDARLNITVAGVGPVDGIDINLTVRNLFSEEYESNGWVYSYYSESRRQEMVGLFPQAPLNVLGGVTVRF from the coding sequence ATGCGGAAGTCAGTTGTGTTGGCGATGGCCTTGGCCGTGCCAGTTCTCGCAGGGGCACAAACGAGGATCACAGGCACGATCAAAAGCGGCGAGGGCGAAGCGCTTGAAGGTGCGTTGGTCAGCATCGACGGCACTGTGCTGCTCACCAACCGCGATGGGGCGTTCACAAGCGGCGTGCTGAAGCAGGGCAGGGTTGCGATGAGCGCGTCCTACTTCGGTTTCGTTCCAGTGGACACGACGGTCGTGGTGGGGTCAACAGGAAATGCAACGGTGAACTTCTCGCTGCGCCCGCTCTCCTATTTGCTCCCGCAAGCCGAGGTGCGTGCGTTGCGCGCTGGCGATCGCACACCCTTCGTGAAGAACACGGTGGATGCGGAACGACTTCAAAGGACCAACACGGGCGTGGACATGCCTTTGCTGCTGGATCATTTGCCCAGTGTGGTCACCACCACCGATGCGGGCACTGGCTTCGGCTACACCGGCCTACGCATCCGTGGCAGCGATGCCACGCGCATCAACGTCACGGTGAACGGTGTGCCCATCAACGACGCCGAGAGCCAAGGCATGTACTGGGTGGACATGCCCGATCTGGCGACCAGCACCCAGGACATCGAGGTGCAGCGCGGCGTGGGCAGCAGCACGAACGGCCCAGGTGCTTTTGGTGCCAGCGTGAACGTGCGGACCACAACGGTGAGCGACAGTGCGTTCGGCGCGGTGAGCGTCAGCGGCGGATCGTTCAACACGCAACGGTATGCAGCCCGTTTCGGCACTGGCGTGCACAAAGGCCTCAGTCTTGATGGACGCCTGAGCACGATGCACAGCGACGGCTACATCGACCGCGCTTCCGCAGACCTGAACAGCTATTTCCTGCAAGGCGCTTGGCTCGGCAAGTCACGGTCCTTGCGGTTCATCACCTTCAGCGGAAAGGAAGTGACCTACCAGGCATGGGGCGGCGTGCCACGAGAGGTGATCGACACCAACCGCACGTTCAATCCCTACACTTACGACAACGAGGTGGACGACTACCGGCAGACCTATTACCAGTTGTTGTTCGATCAAGAGGTGGGCGCGAAGGGCGCGCTCAACATCACCTTGTTCCGGACTTTGGGCAAAGGCTTCTACGAGCAGTTCAGGGAAGACGATGACCTGGCCAACTACGGCATCGCCCCGGTGATCGCGGGCGGCGACACCATCACAACGAGCGACATCATCCGAAGGCGTTGGCTCGACAATGTCATCACCGGGTTGAACGCGAGCTACGAACAGCGCATGGACAACCTGCGCTTGGTGCTCGGCGGCAGCTACAGCAAGTACGAAGGCGATCACTTCGGCGAGGTGATCTGGGCGCGCTATGCCGGTGAAGGCGGCATCCGCGACCGTTACTACTTCAACGATGCCGTGAAGACCGACATGAACGCCTTCCTGAAAGCGACGTGGACCCTTCATCCGCGCATCGATCTGCATGCTGATGCACAGGTGCGCAGCGTGAACCACGACTTCTTGGGTTACGACAACGAGCTGCGCAACGTGACGCAGCAGGCGGCCTTCACCTTCTTCAATCCCAAGGCCGGAGTGAACGTTCGCGTGCGCAAGAACGACCGGTTGTACGCCTCATTCGCCGTGGCGAACCGCGAGCCTAACCGCGACGACCTTACCGAGACCAGTCCGCAAAGCCGCCCGCGACCGGAACAGATGCAGGATATCGAAGCCGGTTACGAATTGCGCAGCACCCGCCTTACGGTCGGCATCAACGGCTACTACATGAACTACAAGGATCAGCTCGTCCTCACCGGTGAACTGAACGATGTGGGTGCCGCTTTGCGCACCAACGTGACCAGCAGTTATCGCGCGGGGGTCGAACTGATGTGCACGGCACGGCTGCACCCACGTCTCTTGCTCAGCGCCAACGCCACCCTCAGCCGCAACCGCGTGCGCGACTTCACGGAATACGTGGACGACTGGGACAACGGCGGGCAGGTGCGCGTGGAGCAAGGGGAAACGGACCTCGCGTTCTCACCGAACGCCATTGCGGGCGGCGAACTCACGGCCACGCTCTGGCGCTCGCAACGCGGCGGGCGCGTGGACCTGACGTGGGCCGCGAAATACGTGGGGCAGCAGTTCCTCGACAACACGGGCAGCGTCGAACGTTCGCTGGATGCCTACTTGGTGAACGACGCCCGCCTCAACATCACCGTTGCGGGCGTCGGGCCGGTGGACGGCATCGACATCAACCTCACCGTGCGCAACCTCTTCAGCGAGGAATACGAGAGCAACGGCTGGGTGTATTCCTACTACTCCGAAAGTCGTCGGCAAGAGATGGTGGGGCTCTTCCCGCAGGCACCGCTGAACGTGCTGGGCGGGGTGACGGTGCGGTTCTGA
- the murA gene encoding UDP-N-acetylglucosamine 1-carboxyvinyltransferase has protein sequence MKSFKIEGGRRLKGELVPQGAKNEALQILCAVLLTSEPMVIHNVPDIVDVNKLIDLLKAMGVSVEKLGEGSFRFQAKSVNPEFFLDPEYKRMGGSLRGSVMVAGPMLARFGRGYIPSPGGDKIGRRRMDTHFTGFERLGASIKYDETDGFYRAETKKLTGCYMLLDEASVTGTANIVMAAVMAEGRTTIFNAACEPYLQQLCNMLVRMGAKIGGIGSNLLHIDGVKELSGTEHRMLPDMIEIGSFIGLAAMTRSEITIKDTGYEHLGVIPDVFRKLGIAVERRGDDIHVPAQEHYTIEPFLDGSNRVVSDHPWPGFTPDLLSIVLVTATQASGHVLIHQKMFESRLFFTDKLIEMGAQITLCDPHRALVIGKDFEKPLRAIRMTSPDIRAGVSLLIAAMSADGTSTIDNIEQIRRGYQNIEGRLNAIGANISVVD, from the coding sequence ATGAAGAGCTTCAAGATCGAAGGCGGCCGCAGGCTGAAGGGAGAACTCGTTCCGCAAGGCGCCAAGAACGAGGCACTGCAGATCCTCTGCGCCGTGTTGCTCACGTCCGAGCCGATGGTGATCCACAACGTGCCGGACATCGTGGACGTGAACAAGCTCATCGACCTGCTGAAAGCCATGGGCGTGAGCGTGGAGAAGCTCGGCGAAGGTTCCTTCCGCTTCCAAGCCAAGAGCGTGAACCCGGAGTTCTTCCTCGACCCCGAGTACAAACGCATGGGCGGCAGCTTGCGCGGCAGCGTGATGGTGGCCGGACCTATGCTTGCGCGCTTCGGTCGTGGTTACATCCCCAGTCCGGGTGGCGACAAGATCGGCCGCCGCCGCATGGACACGCACTTCACGGGTTTCGAGCGATTGGGTGCCAGCATCAAGTACGACGAGACAGATGGGTTCTATCGCGCCGAAACCAAGAAGTTGACCGGCTGCTACATGCTCCTCGACGAAGCCAGCGTGACCGGCACAGCGAACATCGTGATGGCTGCCGTGATGGCGGAAGGACGCACCACCATCTTCAACGCGGCGTGCGAGCCGTACTTACAGCAGTTGTGCAACATGCTGGTGCGCATGGGTGCCAAGATCGGCGGCATCGGTAGCAACCTCCTGCACATCGATGGCGTGAAGGAACTCAGCGGCACCGAGCACCGCATGCTACCGGACATGATCGAGATCGGCTCCTTCATCGGCCTGGCCGCCATGACGCGCAGCGAGATCACCATCAAGGACACCGGCTACGAGCATCTCGGCGTGATCCCGGACGTGTTCCGCAAATTGGGCATTGCCGTGGAACGCCGTGGCGACGACATCCACGTTCCTGCGCAAGAGCACTACACCATCGAGCCTTTCCTCGACGGCAGCAACCGCGTGGTGAGCGACCATCCCTGGCCGGGCTTCACCCCGGACCTGCTCAGCATCGTGCTGGTTACGGCCACACAAGCGAGCGGCCATGTGCTCATCCATCAGAAGATGTTCGAGAGCCGCCTGTTCTTCACGGACAAGCTCATTGAAATGGGAGCGCAGATCACATTGTGCGATCCACACCGCGCACTGGTGATCGGCAAGGATTTCGAGAAACCCTTGCGCGCTATCCGCATGACGAGTCCTGACATCCGCGCGGGCGTATCGCTGCTCATTGCCGCGATGAGCGCCGATGGCACCAGCACCATCGACAACATCGAACAGATCCGCCGCGGGTACCAGAACATCGAAGGCCGCTTGAACGCCATCGGTGCCAACATCTCCGTAGTGGATTGA
- a CDS encoding DUF4290 domain-containing protein, translating into MPPKPTEQLLPFDYNTQRPQLLIPEYGRHVQRMVEHCLTVEDRAERTRLAHAIIHVIGRLNPQLRNGEDGDRTLWDHLYIMSNFLLDVDGPFPKPTPESLESKPAPVPYPKTSVKYGHYGKMVERFIEKCTAMEAGAAKDYFTQLIANVMKKQFVVWNRDSIGDGTIIKDLHELSGGKLRLAPEAQLVSAQDIARMQQSGPRNVEQPQRRGGGGKKRYRNKRKNRY; encoded by the coding sequence ATGCCGCCGAAGCCCACTGAACAACTGCTGCCGTTCGACTACAACACGCAGCGCCCACAACTCCTCATCCCTGAATACGGCCGCCACGTGCAGCGCATGGTGGAGCATTGCCTCACCGTGGAGGACCGCGCCGAACGCACGCGCCTTGCGCACGCCATCATCCATGTGATCGGCAGGCTGAACCCGCAACTGCGCAACGGCGAGGACGGCGACCGCACGCTGTGGGACCACCTCTACATCATGAGCAACTTCCTGCTCGATGTGGACGGCCCCTTCCCGAAGCCCACGCCCGAGAGCCTGGAGAGCAAGCCTGCTCCCGTGCCTTACCCGAAGACCAGCGTGAAGTACGGCCACTACGGCAAGATGGTGGAGCGCTTCATCGAGAAGTGCACGGCCATGGAAGCCGGTGCGGCCAAGGACTACTTCACACAGCTCATCGCCAACGTGATGAAGAAGCAGTTCGTGGTGTGGAACCGCGACAGCATCGGCGACGGCACCATCATCAAGGACCTGCACGAACTGAGCGGAGGCAAGCTGCGCCTGGCACCTGAAGCGCAGCTGGTGAGCGCACAGGACATTGCCCGAATGCAACAAAGCGGCCCACGCAACGTGGAGCAGCCGCAGCGGCGCGGCGGTGGTGGCAAGAAGCGCTACCGGAACAAGCGGAAGAACCGTTACTAG